The sequence below is a genomic window from Salicibibacter cibarius.
GATTTCCATGATTTTTCAAGAACCGATGACGTCATTGAACCCGGTATATACTATAGGAGAACAAATTCGAGAACAACTTACATATCATCAAAATGTTTCCAAGCGAGAAGCGCACCAAATCGGGATTGAAATGTTGCAAACCGTTGGTTTTTCACGGGCAAAAGAAATTATGGGTGATTATCCCCATCGCCTTTCCGGGGGGATGCGGCAAAGAGTAATGATCGCGATGGCGCTTAGCAACAATCCGAAATTGCTGATTGCCGATGAACCGACAACGGCATTGGATGTGACGGTCCAGGCCCAGATCCTTGATTTAATGCGAAAACTTTCTAAAGAATATGACTCATCCATCATTTTAATCACCCACGATCTCGGTGTTGTTGCAGAACTGGCGGAGCGAGTCATTGTCATGTATGGCGGACAAGTCGTGGAAGAAGCACCGATTGAAGATCTTTTTGACGATCCGCTGCACCCGTATACAGAAGGCTTGCTTCACTCGATTCCAAAGATTGACAGTGCGCAAGAACGGTTGAACTCAATTCCCGGGACCGTTCCCACGCCCGACAATCTACCTGTTGGCTGTAATTTCGTTACGCGTTGTCCGTACGCGATGGAGATTTGCAGACAAGAAGAACCGCGTTTACTCGCTAAAGATTCCAGTCGCAACGTTCGTTGTTATTTGCATGAGGAAGGAGTCACAAGCGATGGTCAGCAACCTAGAACCTCTTAAATCCGGACAAGCACAAACGGCACCGGAAAGCGAAAACATGCTTGAAATTCAGAATTTGAAAAAACATTTTCCGATCAAAGCAGGCGTTTTGCAACGAACGACCGGGTACGTGAAAGCAGTGAATGGCATTGATTTTACGATAGAAAAAGGGGAAACCTTTGGCCTGGTCGGGGAATCGGGGTGCGGAAAATCGACGGCGGGACGCACGATTATCCGTCTTTATGAACCGACGGAAGGAAATATCGCTTTTGACGGCGAAGATATTACCCGGAAAAAAGAAAAGGATCTTTTTAATTTGCGGCGAGATATGCAAATGATTTTCCAGGATCCGTTTTCATCTCTCAATCCCAGAAAAACGGTCGGTTCCATGTTGCAAGAACCTTTGAAAGTACATGGTTTATACAAAAGCCAACGGGAACGAAAGGAAAAATGTCAGGAAATTATGGGGCGTGTAGGCCTAAATCCTTCGTTCATTAATCGTTATCCCCATGAGTTTTCCGGGGGACAACGGCAACGGATCGGCATTGCAAGAGCCCTCGTTTTGGAACCGAAAATGATTGTGGCCGATGAACCGGTGTCCGCACTGGATGTCTCCATCCAATCCCAAGTATTGAATTTGCTGAACGATTTGCAGGAGGATTTTGACCTAACTTATTTGTTTATTGCGCATGATTTAAGCGTTGTCAAACATTTTTCCGATCGCATCGGGGTTATGTACCTCGGCAACATGGCGGAAGTGGCGGAAAAAAATGATTTGTACGGTGAGCCGCTCCATCCGTATACGCAAGCATTATTATCCGCGGTGCCGCGATCTCATCCCAGGGAACAGAAACGGGAACGGATCACGTTAACCGGAGAATTGCCAAGCCCGGCGAATCCACCGAACGGCTGCGTGTTTCATACGCGTTGTCCTTTTGTGATGGACCATTGCAAAGAGGTTGTGCCGGAAATGCAAGAGATCAGACCGAATCATTATGTTGCCTGTCATTTATACAATTAATGGCATTTATTTTAAGGGGGAGGGATGCCATGCCTTACATACTAATTTGAATCATTATTGAACAAATTTTTAAAAGGGGGATCTTTTAATGAGAAAAAAAGTATACTGGTTATTTTTAACTATGGTGTTAACCTTGGGGTTGCTCGCGGCTTGTAACGGAGGCAACGAGGATGCCGACACCGACGCCGGCGATGATCCGGATGCCAATGAAGAAAACGGGGATGACGGCGAAGCAGCAGGTGAGCCGCAAGAAGGCGGATCGATTACACTGGGTTTTCAAGGAGATCCGAATAATTTGCATAGTGCATATGCGGATGATACCCAGTCTACAGATATAGTAAGAATGATTCACGCCTCCGTTCTTCGCTACAATGAAGACATGGAGATGGAGCCGGACATTGCTGTTGATATGCCGGAGGTGTCGGATGATGGCCTTACGGTTACGGTTGAACTGCGGGATGATGTTTATTTCCACGACGGGGAACAGCTAACCGCCGAGGACGTCGCCTTTACGTATGGTGTTTTCATGGACGAAGATTATACGGGAACCTATGCCGCTCCATTTGACCGCATTGATTCTGTGGAAGCCACGGATGAGTTTGAGGTAACGCTTGAAATGGACGAGCCGGATGCAGCATTGGACGGTGAAGTATTTGGACGTGAAATTATGCCTGAACATATTCTTGGGGATATGAGCGTGGAAGAACAAGAAGAATCGGATTTCAATACGTCCGATGAAGTTGTCGGTGCTGGCCCATTCGAAATGACCGAATGGGATCACGGGACGAGTGTCACGCTTGAAGGTTATGAGGATTACTATCAAGACGGTCCTTACTTGGACACTTTAACCGTGAGAATAGCGGAAGATGCGAACGCGATTCTTGCTATGTTGCAAGCAGGTGAAGTGGATCATGCAAATATCCGCCCGCAAGACGTTGAGACAGCGGAGGCCATTGACGGTGTCAGTGTCGTTGCTGAAAACGGATACGACTACAACTATATTGGGTGGAATCATGATCGCCCACCATTTGATGATCCCGATGTTCGTCGTGCAATGACGATGGCGATTGACCGTGAAGAAATTATTGACGGTATATTGCAAGGGCACGGGGAAATCGCCCATTTTCCGCATCATCCGATGAGCTGGGTTTATACCGATGAGGTTGACGAAATCCCGTATGATCCTGATGGTGCTGTGGAACTTTTGGAGGAAGCCGGTTTTGAACAAAATGATGATGGGCAAATGGAATGGGAAGGCGAACCGTTCTCGTTTGAACTTTTGACGAACCAGGAATCACATGCCCGTGTCGATTGGGTTGTCGTTGTACAGGATATGCTCGAGGATATTGGGATCGATGTGCAAACAGACACGATGGAGTTTGGGGCTTATCTTGACCGCACGCAACCCCCGAACTATGATTTTGACGCCATTGCCGGTGCTTGGAGCCTTGGCATTGATCCGAATCCGGAGAATTTGTTCCATTCGGATCATTATAAACAAGGGCAAAATAATATTAGATATGAAAGTGATGAGTTTGACGAATTAGCCGAAGACAACCGCGGTATCGTAGACCAAGATGAACGTGCCGAGGCCTTGCAAGAAGCTTATGCCCAGGTGGCTGAAGACCAGGCATACACATTTATGTACTATCCCGATATCCACCAGGCGCATATTGACGAGATCCAGAATTTCCAGATGTCTCCGCAAGATGACTACTTCCGTGTTGAAGAATGGTGGGTAGAAGAGTAAGTTTAACATTACAAAGCAGGGGGGCAAGCATTGCTCCCCTCTGCTTATCTACATAATCTGAAACGTTTTTTCATTCTGCCAATCATCGGGGGAAGGAGATCTTAAGATGACGACCTACATTATCCGGCGTATCCTCATGACGATTCCGATTTTAATCGGCATATCGATCATATCTTTCGGCATTATGCAATTTGCCCCCGGAGAGCCGACAGCATTGGATCTCGATCCGACCATTACGCCTGAAGATCGTGAAGAGCAATTGGATGCATTGGGGCTAAACGATCCCATTCCTGTCCAGTATGTGCGTTGGGCAGGGAACATCTTGCAAGGAAATTTAGGAAATTCGTTTATTACGAATCGTGATGTCGGTTCAATGATTTGGGAACGATTGCCGAATACACTCGTCCTCATGATCAGCTCGACAATTATAACGATGGTCGTCGCGATTCCGATCGGGATTATTTCCGCGATGCGCCAGTACTCCGCAAGGGATTACGTTTTTACTTTTGGGTCTTTTATCGGTGTGTCGATCCCTAATTTCTGGTTGGGATTAATGTTAATCATGTTTTTAAGTGTTCAGTTGGGCTGGTTTCCGGTCGGAGGCGTGACGACGCTTGGTGGCGAGTTTAGTATTTTGGATCGCTTGCATCACCTGTTTTTGCCCGCGCTCGTGCTTGCAACCGCGGATATGGCACAGATGACGCGTTATACAAGGACGAGCATGCTGGAAGTGAAAAATCAAGACTATATCCGGACTGCCCGTGCAAAAGGGTTTAAAGAACGACGGGTCGTTTATAAACATGGCCTTCGTAATGCACTAATGCCTTTAATTACTATGTTTGGTTTGCTGTTACCAACATTTATCGGTGGTTCTGTCGTCGTTGAACAAATTTTTACTTGGCCGGGGATCGGTCAGTTGTTCCTTGACCACACATTCCAGCGTGATTATCCGGTCATTATGGCATTAACGATGTTCGGTGCCGGTCTTGTCGTCATCGGCAACTTAATCGCGGATATTCTCTATGCCATTGCCGATCCGCGCATTGAATATTAAAGAGGGAGGGGTCCCAATGGATGCAAATAAGATGAAACAAGAAGTGAACTCGCCCCCTCCCGCTCCGGGAGTGGAGACGTTAAGCGAGCACCAATCGATGATTAGCATTATCGTTAAAAAATTTTTTCAGAATAAGCTCGCGGTGATCGGTCTATTTATGTTGATCATTATTATTAGCAGTGCCGTGTTTGCTCCATGGTTGGCAACGCACGATCCTAACGCTCAGACACTGGTGGATCGTCTGGCATCCCCAGGTGCCGATAACTGGCTGGGCGCTGACCATTTGGGGCGCGATATTTACAGCAGGATTTTGTATGCCGGCCAGATGTCCCTTTGGGTCGGTTTTGCCGCGATGTTGAGCGCGATAACGATCGGTATCGCGATCGGTTCGATTGCCGGTTATTTTGGTGGTTGGGTCGATGCGGTGTTGATGCGTATCGTTGATATCATTATTTCTTTTCCTAGTATTTTCCTTTTGATCACAGTTATTTCCGTTTTTCGCCCAGCGCCGTCCATGTTGATTGTCGTGCTCGGTCTTTTATCTTGGACCACGACGGCGCGGCTTGTGCGCAGTGAATTTCTTTCTTTTAAAAGGCGGGAATTTGTTTTGGCTGCAAGAACTTTGGGGATCCCTACACGTCGGATTATTTTCGGACATATCTTGCCGAATGCCATCGGACCGGTGATTGTTACTGCAACACTCGCGATTGGGGCGTTTATTATCGCGGAATCCACTCTCAGTTTCCTTGGACTCGGCATCAGTCCGCCAACGGCAACGTGGGGGAATATGCTCGCGGACTCCCAGGATTTAACGATATTTTTAACCGCTTGGTATTATCCGTTTTTCCCGGGGCTGATGATCTTTATCACTGTCCTTAGCTTTAATTTTGTCGGTGATGGATTGCGCGACGCGCTGGATCCGCGGGTGATGGAGAAATGATGAAAGGGTGCAGCCAGTCGGTTGCGCCTTTTTATGGTGATTGATGTGGTATAATGAAGGAGGGATTTTTCTTTTGAAAAAAAAGGAAATCGTTGCAGAAGTGCTTGAACATATCGATGCCTATGCCATCTATCTTTTTGGCTCTGTCGCCCGGAATGAACAACGCTTGGAGAGCGACTTGGACATCGCGTTTCTCAGTGACCAACCCTATTGATCTTATGAATGCTTTACGTACGGAGAGAAGCTTGCGCGCAGATTCGGCTGCGATGTTGATTTAGTCGATATGAAACAAGCGTCAACAGTGTTGCAGAAGGAGATTATCGCGCATGGGGAATTGCTGTTGGACGAACGCCCTTATGAGCGGCAAATGTTTACGATACGTGTTTTAAAGGCATACGCCTACTTAAACGAGGAAAGAGCGGAAGTTTTGAAAGCCAATGGTTTTGGGGGAATGCTTCATGGTCGATGACATTATTATTAATCGCTGCCTGGAACGCATCAAATATGTTTACGATAATGATCCGGGCAATTTAAAGGATCTAACGAAGCAAGATTCCATTATTCTCAATGTACAACGGGCATGCGAAGCAAGCATCGATCTTGCCATGCACGTGGTATCCACGCGAGGGCTTGGAATACCAAATACAAGCCGGGGAGCTTTCCGATTTTGCAAGCCATTGTAGAAGAGCATCTTGATGATTTCACTGATTTTGCGGAAGCGGTCAGAGAGTGAAGCAGGGGGGTGCGAAGAGATTATGCTTGCTGGATGTTTTCATGTGTTCTTTAAACTCGACTGCAACGATCTATAATAACGACAAATGCAAAAATAGATTGCTTGACGTCTTTATCCGAAACTAAAAGACCTACGTGCACATTAGTTAATAAATAAAAGCTCATTTCTAATCACTCTCGATTATTACTTGTCCTTTGTAACTAATTCTTGCTTCTGATCATTCTTTCAAATTTCTCAAAACCTCTTCTGGTGAAAAAACTTCTGCATTTACCTTTCTGAAGTCTTTTACATTGAATGTCATAACTTTTTCGGGTCCCGTATGCTTTGCATAAGCAGGTATATATGCATCAGCAAAATCCACATTCGTACGGCTGTAATTCTTTAAGGCTTGCACCAATGATGTTTTATCTTTACACTCAATTCCTTTGACTGATAAGAATCGGTGGAGACGTTCGGCAATGTCTTCTCGGCGGAACCCATACACGTTTCCCTGCAAAACAAACACACACTCTCCGATCACAAATGGATTTACATGCAGAACGAGTCTTCCTTCTTTCACTTGTTGCATGATTCCTTTAGCAATGGGGGAGAGCTTCGGGTGATCATTCGTTAAGAAACGAACAATGACATTCGTGTCTACCCACATCTCTGTTGCCATTATATCCCTCCCTCATTTTTCCTCTTTTCTAACCGCTCTTTTTTAGATTTCTCTAAAATCTCTTCAAAATCGCGCTCATTCTGTTCGTGTACCGGCAAAGACCCATACAAGTCCATGATATCTTCCTTTTTCTTCACCGAGACCACGACTTCTCCTTTTTCATTCACCGACCATTCTAATTGATCTCCGTCATGCGCTTCCAAATATTCTCGGAATTCTTTCGGTATAACCGTTTGTCCTCGCTCTGAGATAGCTCTTACGGTTTCTTCTTCGGGAACTCGTTTATTATTAAAACCCCTCTTCAATAACACCATTAAGTTCACCTCATTATAAATATAATTCTTATTTATTATCTTATCATACTTTTACACGATTCATACTTCTTAACTCTTTTTCCCACGAAAAATACCAAAAAACTGATTTTATGATATACTGAATTTCAGTAAATCAACATTAACCATATTTTTTTAAAAGACTCTGGAGGGGTGAATATGGAAAAAAGAACAGAATACCGCCAGCTTAACCGCGGGGGGTTAACCATACCAAAAAACTTACGCGAGAAAATTGGGCTGGAAGATGATGATCTTGTCACTATTCATGAAGAACAAGGTCGACTTGTACTTGAACGCGGACAAGTGATCCCGGCAAGTCAAGCTTGGTTTTGGACCGAAGAATGGCAAGAAGGGGAAAAAGAAGCCGAAGAAGATATTAAAGCAGGTCGTGTGAAAAAATTTGATAATGTCCATGATTTAATTGCAGATTTAGAAAGTGACGATCAATTCGATGGCGATGAACGTTGAGCGAACGAGTCGTTTTAAGAAAGCTTATAAAAAGTTGGATAAACAATCACAAAAGGTTATCAATCATGCTGTAGTAATACTGACAGAAGATTTTTCTCACCCATCATTAAGGATCAAAAAAATGAAAGGTTATCATAAGCCTGATGTATGGGAAGCCAGTGTTAACATGGATTTACGGCTTACCTTTGAACTCATAAAGCCAAATACGATTATTTTGCGAAACTGCGGACATCATGATCGCACTCTAAATACCCCCTAGCATCGCATCAGCATTGTCATTAGACGCATACTGGTCGGATTTACTCCTATCAAGAGATTACATCGAGTGATTTATAACGGATCAATCCCATCTGGGGAGGGGAGGTCGGTTTTGTCGTCCCTCTAGGAGCGGTATTCCATCCTTTAGAGGGACAAGAACGACTTTGCCGTCCCCTAGCTGCAGTTTTCCTTCCCTTTGGGGACGGACGACAACATGATTTCTCAGCACAGGTTGAAGCCGGTCAAAGGATTCGGCAACGCCCTTGCATCGGGTCACCTTGTATGATGGATGGAACCAACGAAAGTGTCTGTATTTCCATAGAAATTCAGATATTTTTCACAATGTATCGACGAAAACACTTTGCATCTTGACTACAAAATGGATTCGTTTAAAATGAATGAAGGATTGATTAAGCATTTCTAACGATTGGCTGATAAACCGTTAGTTTTGGCTGATATAGTGCAAAATTTGGCTGATATCGAGGCGTTTTCGGCTGATAAAGATACTGAAATACACCGTAGAAAGGCTTTAGCCATGGATAAAACGAAAGTAATGTTTTTTATTTATGAAATGGGCGCGGGCGGGGCGGCCAGAACCTTATTGAACATCATCAATCATCTGGATCGGACGCGTTTTACGCCCATATTGGTGACGCTAAATTTTAACGGGACGTATGAACGGGAATTGGCAGACGATGTTACGTTTATTAAATTGGAGACGAAGCGGCTGAGAAAAGCGATTTTTCCGTTGGCGAAAGTGATACGAACAGAGAAACCTCACATTGTTTTTAGCACGCAATTTCCCGATTTGAACGTTGCCGCGATACTGGCCAATCTTTTTTCCTTCACGCGTGCGAAAAGCATTGTTCGCGAGGCCGATCATTTCGGCGGAGGATTTCGAACGAACACCAGGTTGTTTATCACCGGTTTATTTTACAAAATATCCCACAAAGTAATTTCTCTATCTGAAGGCGTAAAAGAAAACCTTGTCCGACGCTATAAAATTAAGCCCGACCATATACAAGTGATTCATAATCCGATCGATATCGAGAACATACAAGCAAAAATGAACGAAGCGATTGATGCAGAACATCGAAACGTATTCGCAGCGGAAGACAACGTCATTGTGACCGCGGGACGACTCGTTGAACAAAAGGACCAGCAAACGTTGCTGAAAGCTTTTGCGGCCGTGCATAAGCGTATCAAGAGCCATTTGGTCATTCTCGGCGAAGGCCCGTTACAAGCAACGCTAGAGCAACAGGCGGCCGAATTAAACATTGAAGAGCGCGTGCATTTCATCGGCTTTCAAAACAATCCTTATCGTTATTTTCGCCGAGCGGATGTTTTCGTGCTCGCTTCCAAACATGAAGGCTTCAGCCATGTCATCGCCGAAGCATTGGCGACCGGAACGCCCGTTGTGTCCACCGATTGCCGCTCGGGACCGGCGGAAGTGCTCAACAATGGCGAATTCGGCTCCCTCTGCGAAGTTGGCAATGACGCACAAATGGCGGAACAAATCGTTGAGGTCCTGTCACTTTCGGGAAAAGAGCGCGTGGAAAAGGGCTACACACGTGCAAAGGATTTTGACGCGGGACAGATTGTGGCGCAGTATGAAGAAACCTTCCTGCGAACGTTAACGTAAGGGTGCATTCGTATGAGCAAAAAAGTCGTGCACATGACCTCGGTGCACCATCCGTTTGACACGAGGATTTACCATAAAGAGTGCCTGTCGCTCAGACGCGCGGGCTATGACGTTACGCTGATCGCTCCGGAAACCGATGCCGAAAGCGCGATCGACATCATCCCTATTAAAAAATATAAAAATAAATTTTTACGAATGGCCTTTTCCACTTACCAAGTATACAAACAGGCCAAAAAGCGGCAGGCGGACTATTATCATTTTCATGACCCGGAATTGTTGCCGGTTGCTTGGCTGCTGAAAAAAAATGACAATGTCGTCATCTATGACATTCATGAAGATTACGCGACGAGCATTATGCAAAAGGAATATCTTCCGCGGCCATTACGAAAACTGATTACGAAGGCGTACAAAAGAATAGAGAACGTTTTTGCCCGGGACATGGACCTTTGTTTGGCGGAAAAATATTATCAAGAACTGTATCCAAGCGGAAAAGTGATCTTAAATTATCCGCTTATCAATGAAAAGCTTATGGCGCGAACAGTTGACGATACTATTGAACAACTTGAAAATAAATTGCTTTATACCGGTAACGTTGATGTGGACCGGGGGGCTTATACGCAAGCGCGGCTTCCGCTCATCGACGCTGAAATCACCGTTTATTTTTTTGGCAAGTGTGCGCGTGAAGTGGCCGACAATATGTATGCAACCGCCGGCGACCAAAAGGACAGGCTCATCATCGAAGGAATTGATCGCTACGTGCCCCGTGAAACCATTGATGACCAGTACATGAATCGGCGGTGGCTCGCGGGCATTGCGCTCTTCCCGCCCACGGAGCATTATAAGCGCAAAGAACTCACCAAATTTTTTGAGTACATGAGTGCTGGCATTCCGATTCTATGTTCCAATTTTCCGGTATGGAAAGCGTTCATTGACCGTTATCAGTGCGGGATCGCGGTCGATCCTCAAGAAGGCGAAGCGATTCAGGATGCGCTTGAATATTTGCGATTGTATCCGGAAGAAGCGGCAAAAATGGGCCGGAACGGACAAAAGGCGGTACAAGAAGAATTAAATTGGCATAAGGAAGAAGAAAAGCTTCTGCAATGGTATGATAAGATAGGGGAACAGACGCGGGAAGCTGGTGATGAACATGCACAATGATGTTTGGCCGCTCATTTCGATCATCACCCCGAGCTACAATTCTAAAAACTATATTTCGGACGCGATTCGCTCCGTGCAAGCTCAAACGTACACAAACTGGGAAATGATCATTACCGATGATTGTTCCGCGGATAACACCGTCGCCGCCGTTCAGCCGTTTCTCGAAGATGAACGCATGAAGCTGATCCAACTTTCCGAGAACAGCGGACCCGGCGTGGCACGAAATACGTCCATCGAAGCAGCTAACGGTTGTTATCTCGCGTTTTTGGATGCCGATGACCAGTGGCTGCCGGAAAAACTGGAGAAACAATTGCAGTTTATGCAGGAAGGGCAGATCGCCTTTTCATTTACCTCCTATCAAAAGGTAAAAAAAGATGGCACGGACACCGGCACCATCGTCACTGTTCCCGAAAGGGTAGAATATGAACAGTTACTCAAACAGAATGTGATCGGTTGTTTAACGGTCATGTTGGATCGGGAGCGGGTCGGGGAAGTGAAGATGAACCCGATGCGCACGCGCCAAGATTTTGCGCTCTGGCTCAGCCTTTGCAGGCGAGGATGGCCGGCTTACGGCCTTCAAGAAGTGCTTGCCAAATACAGGGTCGTCGAGCATTCCATCTCGAGCAACAAGATAGCGATGGCCAAAAACAATTGGCGGATGTATCGGGATATTGAACAGCTAAGCTTGCCCCGCAGCCTTTGGTATTTTTTTCATTACGTATACAGGAGCATGAGGAAATATTTGGAAAAATGATGGCAAGGATGCCGGGGAGCGAGGGGCGCGCAGTCGTCCCCCAAACGAAGGCAAAGTTGCTGCTAGAGGGACGAGGAGCCCGAAGTAATCCCTCAAACGGCGTTCGGGCTGCTCCGAGAGGAAGAAGGAGCCCGAAGTAATCCCTCAAACGGCAGACGAGCTGCTCCGAGAGGAAGAAGAAGCCCGAAGTAATCCCTCAAACGGCAGTCGAGCTGCTCCGAGGGGAACAAGAGGCCCAAAGTAATCCCTCAAACGGCGTTCGGGCTGCTCCGAGAGGAAGAAGAGGCCCGAAGTAATCCCCCAAACGGCGGGCGGGCTGCTCCGAGAGGAAGAAGGAGCCCGAAGTAATCCCTCAAATGGCGGGCGGGCTGTCCCGAGAGGAAGAAGGAGCCCGAAGTAATCCCTCAAACGGCGTTCGGGCTGCTCCGAGAGGAACAGGAGGCCCGAAGTAATCCCTCAAACGGCAGTCGAGCTGCTCCGAGAGGAAGAAGAAGCCCGAAGTAATCCCTCAAACGGCAGTCGAGCTGCTCCGAGGGGAACAAGGAGCCCGAAGTAATCCCTCAAACAGTGGACGGGCTGTTCCGAGAGGAAGAAGAGGCATCAAAGTAATCGCCGTCCCTCTCAAAATGGGTATGAGCACCATCATGCGGACCTACGGGGATGGCGAATAATGGGAAAAAAGAATTTTTGAGCTAGACCACTTTGTTGTAGTAAAATGATAGGTTGGATAGGCACGGAAAAGATAGGCGGAATTTTATGCGACAATATGTACAGGAAATCCAAAAAAGAAAAGACCTCTTGGTCTACCTCGTAAAATCAGGGTTGAAGGCCGAGAACCGCAATAGCTATTTAGGCTACTTTTGGTGGTTGTTGGACCCTTTGCTCAACGTCCTCGTTTATTATTTTCTGGTTGGAGTTTTGCTGGACCGCGGCGGGGACAACTTTGCCGTCTTTCTCGTCATCGGTTTGGTCGCCTGGCGTTGGATTAACACGACGGTGAATAGCTCAGCAAAAGCGATTTTAAAATATTCATCGATCATTAATCAGGTCTATTTGCCGAAAGCAATTTTTCCGATGACGATTACATCGACGCAATTGATCAACTTCGCTTTCGGGCTCATTATTATCGCTTCATTTTTAGTTGCTACGGGGACCGTTCCCGGATGGCAAATCGTGTTTTTGCCGGTGATTATTCTTATTCAATACTTGTTTTTATTGGCGATTAGTTTGTTCTTGGCCTATGTCAGTGTGTTTATTCGTGATATAGACAATGTTATGACGCACGTAACACGGGTGTTTTTTTATGCATCCCCGATCATTTGGGAAGGCGGACGATTAGGTCCGGCGGCCGAAGATAACCTTTGGATAGAGATCCTTGTCACCGTCAACCCTATAGCACATATCGTAACCGGATACAGAGATATTCTCATGGAGCAATCCATGCCGGATTGGACCGGATTGTTATTGATCGGATTTTTCTCGATCGTAGCGATTGTTCTCCTGATTTATTATTACAGCCGGAATGAACATAAAATTATTAAGGCATTGTGAGAAGG
It includes:
- a CDS encoding glycosyltransferase; its protein translation is MADKPLVLADIVQNLADIEAFSADKDTEIHRRKALAMDKTKVMFFIYEMGAGGAARTLLNIINHLDRTRFTPILVTLNFNGTYERELADDVTFIKLETKRLRKAIFPLAKVIRTEKPHIVFSTQFPDLNVAAILANLFSFTRAKSIVREADHFGGGFRTNTRLFITGLFYKISHKVISLSEGVKENLVRRYKIKPDHIQVIHNPIDIENIQAKMNEAIDAEHRNVFAAEDNVIVTAGRLVEQKDQQTLLKAFAAVHKRIKSHLVILGEGPLQATLEQQAAELNIEERVHFIGFQNNPYRYFRRADVFVLASKHEGFSHVIAEALATGTPVVSTDCRSGPAEVLNNGEFGSLCEVGNDAQMAEQIVEVLSLSGKERVEKGYTRAKDFDAGQIVAQYEETFLRTLT
- a CDS encoding glycosyltransferase; amino-acid sequence: MSKKVVHMTSVHHPFDTRIYHKECLSLRRAGYDVTLIAPETDAESAIDIIPIKKYKNKFLRMAFSTYQVYKQAKKRQADYYHFHDPELLPVAWLLKKNDNVVIYDIHEDYATSIMQKEYLPRPLRKLITKAYKRIENVFARDMDLCLAEKYYQELYPSGKVILNYPLINEKLMARTVDDTIEQLENKLLYTGNVDVDRGAYTQARLPLIDAEITVYFFGKCAREVADNMYATAGDQKDRLIIEGIDRYVPRETIDDQYMNRRWLAGIALFPPTEHYKRKELTKFFEYMSAGIPILCSNFPVWKAFIDRYQCGIAVDPQEGEAIQDALEYLRLYPEEAAKMGRNGQKAVQEELNWHKEEEKLLQWYDKIGEQTREAGDEHAQ
- a CDS encoding glycosyltransferase family 2 protein produces the protein MNMHNDVWPLISIITPSYNSKNYISDAIRSVQAQTYTNWEMIITDDCSADNTVAAVQPFLEDERMKLIQLSENSGPGVARNTSIEAANGCYLAFLDADDQWLPEKLEKQLQFMQEGQIAFSFTSYQKVKKDGTDTGTIVTVPERVEYEQLLKQNVIGCLTVMLDRERVGEVKMNPMRTRQDFALWLSLCRRGWPAYGLQEVLAKYRVVEHSISSNKIAMAKNNWRMYRDIEQLSLPRSLWYFFHYVYRSMRKYLEK
- a CDS encoding ABC transporter permease; amino-acid sequence: MRQYVQEIQKRKDLLVYLVKSGLKAENRNSYLGYFWWLLDPLLNVLVYYFLVGVLLDRGGDNFAVFLVIGLVAWRWINTTVNSSAKAILKYSSIINQVYLPKAIFPMTITSTQLINFAFGLIIIASFLVATGTVPGWQIVFLPVIILIQYLFLLAISLFLAYVSVFIRDIDNVMTHVTRVFFYASPIIWEGGRLGPAAEDNLWIEILVTVNPIAHIVTGYRDILMEQSMPDWTGLLLIGFFSIVAIVLLIYYYSRNEHKIIKAL